The proteins below come from a single Agrobacterium vitis genomic window:
- the mbfA gene encoding iron exporter MbfA, with product MFRTLFASAKRRLDSLNEQEVLALAISSEEDDARIYLAYAERLKEQYPQSAKVFQDMAEVEHTHRNMLIDMHRQRFGEHIPLIRREHVQGFMTRKPDWLQAQLSVDQVREEAEAMERSAYNFYVEAQKHVSDARTRALLGDLAMAEQGHEDVAHMLGEKHRPEDVQKLEQETAKRQFVLTYVQPGLAGLMDGSVSTLAPIFAAAFATGDTWQTFLVGLSASVGAGISMGFTEASHDDGKISGRGSPIKRGLACGIMTALGGLGHALPYLIPHFWTATATAGVVVFIELWAIAFIQNKYMETPFWRAAMQVVLGGSLVLAAGILIGNG from the coding sequence ATGTTTCGCACCTTATTCGCCTCTGCGAAGCGGCGTCTGGATAGTCTGAACGAACAGGAAGTTCTTGCGCTGGCGATTTCGTCTGAGGAAGACGATGCGCGGATCTATCTGGCCTATGCGGAGCGGTTGAAAGAGCAATATCCCCAATCTGCCAAGGTCTTCCAGGATATGGCGGAGGTGGAGCACACTCACCGCAACATGCTGATTGACATGCACCGCCAACGGTTTGGCGAGCACATTCCTTTGATTCGCCGGGAGCACGTTCAGGGTTTCATGACGCGCAAGCCCGATTGGCTTCAGGCCCAGCTTTCCGTCGATCAGGTGCGCGAAGAGGCGGAAGCCATGGAGCGTTCTGCGTATAATTTTTATGTCGAGGCCCAGAAACATGTCTCGGACGCCCGCACAAGAGCGCTTCTCGGCGATCTGGCGATGGCGGAGCAGGGTCACGAGGATGTGGCCCATATGTTGGGCGAAAAGCATCGGCCGGAGGACGTCCAGAAGCTGGAACAGGAAACCGCCAAGCGGCAGTTCGTTCTCACCTATGTGCAGCCGGGCCTTGCCGGATTGATGGATGGTTCGGTTTCGACGCTCGCGCCGATCTTTGCGGCGGCCTTTGCTACCGGTGATACCTGGCAGACCTTTTTGGTCGGCCTCTCGGCCTCGGTGGGGGCGGGTATTTCCATGGGCTTCACAGAAGCGTCTCATGACGACGGCAAGATTTCCGGCCGAGGTTCACCGATCAAGCGCGGCCTGGCCTGCGGCATCATGACAGCGTTGGGTGGCCTTGGCCATGCGCTGCCTTATCTCATTCCGCATTTCTGGACGGCGACAGCGACGGCGGGTGTGGTGGTGTTCATCGAATTATGGGCCATCGCCTTCATCCAGAATAAATATATGGAAACGCCGTTCTGGCGTGCGGCCATGCAGGTGGTGCTAGGCGGTTCGTTGGTTCTGGCCGCCGGTATCCTGATCGGCAATGGTTGA
- the rpsA gene encoding 30S ribosomal protein S1, producing MSVSTPTRDDFAALLEESFAKTDLAEGYVAKGIVTAIEKDVAIVDVGLKVEGRVPLKEFGARAKDGQLKVGDEVEVYVERIENALGEAVLSREKARREESWIKLEAKFEAGERVEGVIFNQVKGGFTVDLDGAVAFLPRSQVDIRPIRDVTPLMHNPQPFEILKMDKRRGNIVVSRRTVLEESRAEQRSEIVQNLEEGQVVEGVVKNITDYGAFVDLGGIDGLLHVTDMAWRRVNHPSEILSIGQSVKVQIIRINQETHRISLGMKQLESDPWDGIAAKYPVGKKISGTVTNITDYGAFVELEPGIEGLIHISEMSWTKKNVHPGKILSTSQEVDVVVLEVDPSKRRISLGLKQTLENPWQAFAYSHPAGAEVEGEVKNKTEFGLFIGLEGDVDGMVHLSDLDWNRPGEQVIEEYNKGDVVRAVVLDVDVEKERISLGIKQLGKDSVGDAAASGDLRKNAVVSCEVIAVNDGGVEVKLVNHEDIVSFIRRADLARDRDDQRPERFSVGQVFDARVTNFSKKDRKVMLSIKALEIAEEKEAVAQFGSSDSGASLGDILGAALKNRSND from the coding sequence ATGTCTGTTTCTACCCCGACACGGGACGATTTTGCGGCCCTGCTGGAAGAATCCTTCGCAAAGACCGATCTGGCCGAAGGCTATGTTGCCAAGGGCATCGTGACGGCCATCGAGAAGGACGTCGCAATCGTTGACGTCGGCCTCAAGGTCGAAGGCCGCGTTCCGCTGAAGGAATTTGGCGCCCGCGCCAAGGACGGCCAGCTGAAAGTTGGCGACGAAGTTGAAGTTTACGTCGAGCGCATTGAAAACGCGCTGGGCGAAGCTGTTCTGTCGCGCGAAAAGGCCCGTCGCGAAGAAAGCTGGATCAAGCTTGAAGCCAAGTTCGAAGCTGGTGAGCGCGTCGAAGGCGTTATCTTCAACCAGGTCAAGGGTGGCTTCACCGTCGATCTCGACGGCGCCGTTGCCTTCCTGCCGCGCTCTCAGGTGGATATCCGCCCGATCCGCGACGTGACCCCGCTGATGCACAACCCGCAGCCCTTCGAAATCCTCAAGATGGACAAGCGTCGCGGCAACATCGTGGTTTCGCGCCGTACGGTTCTCGAAGAGTCCCGCGCCGAGCAGCGTTCTGAAATCGTTCAGAACCTCGAAGAAGGCCAGGTTGTTGAAGGCGTCGTCAAGAACATCACCGATTACGGCGCGTTCGTTGACCTCGGCGGCATCGACGGCCTGTTGCATGTTACCGACATGGCATGGCGTCGTGTGAACCATCCTTCGGAAATCCTGTCCATCGGCCAGTCGGTCAAGGTTCAGATCATCCGTATCAACCAGGAAACCCACCGCATCTCGCTCGGCATGAAGCAGCTCGAGTCGGATCCTTGGGATGGCATTGCTGCCAAGTACCCGGTTGGCAAGAAGATCTCCGGTACCGTGACCAACATCACCGACTACGGTGCATTTGTTGAGCTGGAGCCGGGCATCGAAGGCCTGATCCACATTTCCGAAATGTCCTGGACCAAGAAGAACGTTCATCCTGGCAAGATCCTGTCCACCAGCCAGGAAGTTGACGTGGTTGTTCTCGAAGTCGATCCGTCCAAGCGTCGTATCTCGCTTGGCCTGAAGCAGACCCTCGAAAACCCATGGCAGGCATTTGCCTACAGCCATCCGGCTGGCGCTGAAGTCGAAGGCGAAGTCAAGAACAAGACCGAATTCGGCCTGTTCATCGGCCTCGAAGGCGACGTTGACGGCATGGTTCACCTGTCGGATCTCGACTGGAACCGTCCAGGCGAGCAGGTCATCGAAGAATACAACAAGGGCGACGTCGTTCGCGCCGTTGTTCTCGATGTGGATGTCGAAAAGGAGCGTATTTCGCTCGGCATCAAGCAGCTCGGTAAGGACTCGGTCGGTGATGCCGCCGCTTCCGGCGATCTGCGCAAGAATGCTGTCGTGTCCTGCGAAGTGATCGCGGTCAATGACGGTGGCGTCGAAGTCAAGCTCGTCAACCATGAAGACATCGTGTCCTTCATCCGCCGCGCCGACCTCGCTCGTGACCGTGACGACCAGCGTCCTGAGCGTTTCTCCGTTGGCCAGGTTTTTGACGCTCGCGTCACGAACTTCTCCAAGAAGGATCGCAAGGTCATGCTGTCGATCAAGGCGCTGGAAATCGCTGAAGAGAAGGAAGCTGTTGCTCAGTTCGGTTCGTCCGATAGTGGCGCTTCGCTCGGCGACATCCTGGGCGCAGCCCTGAAGAACCGCAGCAACGACTAA
- the cmk gene encoding (d)CMP kinase, protein MTGNTFVIAIDGPAAAGKGTLSRRIADSYGFHHLDTGLTYRATAKALLEKSLPLDNEAVAEQVALGLDLAGLDREVLAKHDIGEAASKIAVMPAVRRALVEAQRRFALKAPGTVLDGRDIGTVVCPDAAVKLYVTASPQVRARRRYDEIVAHGGVADYPAVFEDVKRRDERDMGRADSPLKPAEDAHLLDTSEMSIEAAFQAARSLIDAALKNN, encoded by the coding sequence GTGACGGGAAACACGTTTGTAATCGCCATCGATGGTCCTGCGGCTGCCGGCAAGGGAACGCTGTCACGCCGCATCGCCGACAGTTACGGCTTTCATCATCTGGACACCGGCCTGACCTACCGCGCTACGGCAAAGGCGCTTCTGGAAAAAAGCCTGCCGCTCGATAATGAGGCTGTTGCCGAGCAGGTGGCGCTGGGGCTCGATCTGGCCGGTCTGGACCGGGAGGTTCTGGCCAAGCACGATATCGGCGAGGCTGCCTCTAAGATCGCCGTCATGCCAGCCGTGCGCCGCGCTCTGGTCGAGGCGCAGCGACGGTTCGCGCTGAAAGCCCCCGGCACGGTGCTGGACGGGCGCGATATCGGCACCGTTGTCTGCCCGGATGCGGCGGTCAAGCTCTATGTGACGGCCTCTCCGCAAGTGCGCGCCCGGCGCCGCTATGACGAGATTGTCGCCCATGGCGGTGTGGCCGATTATCCGGCGGTTTTTGAGGATGTGAAGCGGCGCGACGAGCGCGACATGGGCCGCGCCGACAGCCCGTTGAAACCTGCTGAAGACGCGCACTTGCTAGATACGTCCGAAATGAGTATAGAGGCGGCGTTTCAAGCTGCGCGTTCCTTGATCGATGCGGCATTGAAAAACAATTAG
- a CDS encoding TIGR02300 family protein: MAKAELGTKRTCPDTGKKFYDLNNDPVVSPYTKKSWPLSYFEETSVAAIMEKAEEEEVAEVDTENTDVELVSLEDADDAAGGDDIPDIGDDDVEIGDDDDDTFLEADEDDEDDDMSGIIGVTGDDDEV, encoded by the coding sequence GTGGCGAAGGCAGAACTTGGAACCAAACGCACTTGCCCCGACACCGGCAAGAAATTCTACGATCTGAACAATGATCCGGTCGTATCTCCCTATACGAAGAAATCCTGGCCGCTCTCTTACTTTGAAGAGACCTCGGTAGCCGCCATCATGGAAAAGGCTGAAGAGGAAGAGGTCGCGGAAGTCGATACCGAGAACACCGATGTCGAACTGGTTTCGCTGGAAGACGCGGACGATGCAGCCGGTGGCGACGACATTCCAGATATCGGCGATGACGATGTCGAAATCGGCGACGACGATGACGACACCTTCCTGGAAGCCGATGAAGACGACGAAGACGACGACATGTCCGGCATTATCGGCGTGACCGGCGACGACGACGAAGTCTGA
- a CDS encoding MFS transporter: MSLDREKAHRQSRVATASGWIGSALEYYDFFIYATAAALVFPQLFFPSADPTTAIVASLTTYGVGYVSRPIGAFVLGHMGDVYGRKKMMLTCLFLMGFSTLMVGLLPTYEQIGIWAPIFLVVLRLIQGFAVAGEISGASSMILEHAPTGRRGFFASFALQGVQAGQILAAAVFLPLAHYMEPAAFNSWGWRIPFLLSIFVVIVGFVIRRLVEETPTFINASESGAVPKAPIVEAFRHGWADIIRVMCMSLMNVIPTVTTVFGAAYAVQPAYGVGFSKDVYLWIPVLGNIVAVLVIPFIGGLSDRIGRRPPIIIGALLSGALSFGYLYAISIHNVPMAIVMSLLMWGVIYQGYNAVFPSFYPELFQSRIRVSSMAIAQNVGTAITALFPALFTAVAPPGSLNIPIVIGCWTLAVTVISALAALSARETYRISIDELGNKTAKPISKDEYNRMRAHSMAKA, encoded by the coding sequence ATGTCCTTAGATCGTGAAAAAGCGCACAGACAATCTCGTGTCGCCACTGCCAGCGGCTGGATTGGCTCCGCGCTGGAATATTATGATTTCTTCATTTACGCCACCGCCGCAGCGCTGGTTTTTCCTCAGCTGTTTTTTCCATCCGCAGATCCGACAACCGCAATCGTCGCATCACTGACGACCTATGGCGTGGGCTATGTCAGCCGCCCAATCGGTGCCTTCGTTCTGGGTCACATGGGCGACGTTTACGGACGTAAAAAAATGATGCTGACCTGCCTGTTTCTCATGGGCTTTTCGACACTGATGGTCGGCCTGTTGCCCACCTATGAGCAAATCGGCATCTGGGCTCCGATTTTTCTGGTCGTGCTTCGCCTGATCCAGGGCTTTGCTGTCGCCGGTGAAATTTCGGGTGCATCGTCAATGATTCTGGAACATGCACCAACCGGCCGACGGGGCTTTTTCGCATCCTTCGCACTTCAGGGCGTCCAGGCGGGACAGATTCTGGCTGCCGCCGTGTTTCTGCCGCTCGCCCACTATATGGAACCCGCAGCGTTCAACAGCTGGGGCTGGCGTATTCCCTTCCTCCTGTCGATCTTCGTGGTAATCGTCGGCTTTGTCATCCGCCGTCTGGTTGAGGAGACACCGACCTTCATCAACGCCAGCGAAAGTGGTGCGGTCCCGAAAGCGCCCATTGTCGAGGCTTTCCGCCATGGCTGGGCCGATATCATCCGCGTCATGTGCATGTCGCTTATGAACGTCATTCCAACGGTGACAACAGTGTTCGGCGCGGCCTATGCCGTGCAGCCAGCTTACGGTGTCGGCTTCAGCAAGGACGTCTACCTGTGGATTCCGGTTCTCGGCAATATTGTTGCCGTTCTGGTCATTCCCTTTATCGGCGGCCTTTCCGACCGTATTGGCCGCAGGCCACCGATCATCATCGGCGCATTGCTGTCTGGCGCTTTGTCGTTTGGCTATCTCTATGCGATCAGCATTCACAATGTCCCGATGGCCATCGTCATGTCGCTGTTGATGTGGGGTGTGATCTATCAGGGATATAACGCCGTTTTCCCGTCATTCTATCCGGAATTGTTTCAGAGCCGCATCCGCGTCTCTTCAATGGCTATCGCGCAGAATGTCGGGACCGCGATCACGGCGCTGTTCCCGGCCCTGTTTACCGCCGTTGCACCGCCCGGCTCGCTGAATATTCCCATCGTCATCGGATGCTGGACGCTCGCCGTTACCGTGATCTCAGCACTGGCCGCACTCTCTGCCCGGGAAACCTACCGAATCAGTATCGATGAGCTGGGCAACAAGACGGCAAAGCCGATCAGCAAGGACGAGTATAATCGTATGCGTGCGCATTCCATGGCAAAGGCGTAG